The Paenibacillus sp. G2S3 region GACTATATAATCATAAAACCTTCCATGAATATCTGGATACATTATTGGAGCAATGTGAAAGTAACAATCTCAACTTACAGCTAGCTCTTTTCGATATTGATAATTTCAAACTGGTTAACGATACATACGGACACTGGGTAGGTGATCTTGTTCTAAAGGCGGTTGCGGACAAGGTTGGAGGCATGATTGGACTTAATGATTTTGCAGCCAGGTATGGTGGTGAAGAATTTGCAGTGATTTTTACGGACAAAAGTTATCCCGAGGCTTATAAAGCTGTAGAGGAACTGCGGGTCAACATTGCTCGAATAGAGCATTTGCACGCTGGGAACAAGCCGATTACCGTAAGTATTGGAATATGCGATTATCAGCTTGGAGATGGGAAAGAGCTTCTCTTTCGTAAAACGGACAAAGCGCTCTATACCGCTAAAAAGCAAGGCAAGAACAGAGTGGTCAATTGTGCTGAGAGTCATGAAGAGGAGATTGTGTCTTTTACATAAAAACAACACAGAACCCTTATTCCTGGAAAAGAACAGGGAATAGGGGTTCTGTGTTGTGGATAACATTCGTTACTTTGCTGCCTCAAACGGCGTGGATACCGGCAAGAACAAGTCGATAATCCCAATGACCAGAGCTGCTAAGATGGCACCCAGAATGGATACGCTGACACCGCTGACTACGAACTGGGCGACCCAGATAACCACCGCACTGACAATAAAGCCAACGATACCGCGACCGAAGGGCGTTGCTTTTTTGCCGAAGATTCCTTCGACTACCCAGCCGAGTAGCGCAATCACCAGTGCAAGGATTAGAGCGCTCCAGAACCCACCAACCGTGAACTGTGGAACAATCCAGCCTACAACCATCAGGACAAGCGCTGCGACCACAAAACGACCAACATGACTTAAGAAATTCACTGTACTAACCTCCTTTGGCCCATGCTAAGGATATGTGCAGTTCTTATTGTGACCTTATTACGTGATTCTATGCTTAAAAATAAGACCCAAATAGCGAAATTCACCTGAATTCTGTATAATGGAAACATCTATGAAGGGAGCTGTGACTGTAATTGGACGACAAAATTTTGCATACGCTTGAATATCGCAAGATTTTAAATAAATTAATGCAATATACGCAAACCCCCATGGGGAGATTGGCTGCGGAGCAGCTAAGGCCCTCCGGCGATTTCGAAGGTGTGAAGAAGCTGCTTCAAGCCACGGATGAAGCGGCTAATGTGGATCGTCTGAAGGGCATTCCTTCATTCGGTGGGATAAGCGATATTCGAGCGGCACTAAAACGTGCCTCTATAGGCGGAATGTTGGGAACAACTGAACTGCTGGCAGTGGGAACTACCATTGGCGGCGCACGAAGAGTCAAAAGATTCCTGGCAGCCATGCATGAGGAGGAAAAGATTGAATTCTTATTTTCACTCAGCGATGTTTTGTCGGAACAAAAACATGTAGAAGATGCCATACGTTTATGTATAGACGAGAACGCAGATGTACTGGACACAGCTAGTTCTGAATTGGCTACGATTCGTCGTGAATTGCGCGGAGGAGAGACCCGAATTCGTGAGAAGCTGGATTCCATGATTCGTTCTTCTTCCGTTGCTAAAATGCTGCAGGATCAGCTGGTAACCATTCGTGGAGATCGGTTTGTTATTCCTGTAAAAGCGGAGTATCGTGCGCATTTCGGTGGTATCGTACATGATCAGTCTGGATCAGGAGCGACATTATTTATCGAGCCTGAGTCTATTGTGGCGATGAATAATAAGCTGCGTGAAACACGGCTGCGTGAAGAACGGGAGATCGAAATCATTTTGCACAGGCTGACAGCGCTTGTAGCTGATATAGCCGAAGAAATGACTTATGATATCGATATTCTTGGCGAGCTTGACTTCATCTTCTCCAAGGCGCGTCTTGCCCGAGATATGAAGGCTACTCAGCCTCGTATGAACGATCGCGGATATTTGAAGCTGCGCAAAGGACGCCATCCACTTATTCCCGCGGAGCATGTTGTTCCTCTGGATGTGGAGCTGGGGAACCAATACAGCTCTATTATTGTAACTGGACCGAATACGGGTGGTAAAACCGTTACACTCAAGACCATTGGACTGTTGAGTCTCATGTCGATGTCTGGTTTGTTCATCCCTGCAGAAGAAGGTAGTCAAATGTGTGTGTTTGATGCCATTTATGCAGATATTGGGGATGAACAGAGCATTGAGCAAAGTCTGAGTACGTTCTCCAGCCATATGACGAATATTATCTCCATTCTGCGTAGAATGACTCCCAAGAGTCTTATTCTGCTTGATGAAGTGGGTGCAGGAACGGATCCGGCAGAAGGCTCCGCGCTGGCCATTGCTATTCTGGAGCATATTCACCGAACGGAATGCCGTATGGTCGCTACCACGCATTATAGTGAACTGAAAGCTTACGCTTATGAGCGTAAAGGGGTCATTAATGCCAGCATGGAGTTCGATGTTCAAAGTCTCAGCCCTACCTACCGTCTGCTGATTGGTGTTCCTGGACGAAGTAACGCCTTTGCAATTGCAGAGCGATTAGGTCTGCCAGGCGCGATTCTGGAGCATGCACGTGGCGAAGTGAAGGAAGAGGATTTACGTGTAGAGCATATGATTGCCTCTCTCGAAGAGAATCGTCTTGGAGCGGAACAAGAACATGAGCGTGCAGAGAGCATCCGCCGTGAAGTAGAAGAACTACGCAGCAGACAGCAGCAAGAGCTTGAGAAGCTGGAAAGCCAGCGGGACAAACGACTGGAGAAAGCGGAGAAAGATGCCAGCGCAATCTTAGAGAAAGCGCGTAAAGAAGCGGAAGAAATCATCAGTGATTTGCGCCGTTTGGCTATGGAAGAAGGCGCTTCTGTCAAAGAGCATAAGCTGATTGAAGCACGTAGACGTCTAGATGATGCGGAACCTTCACCGCGTAAGAAAGCCGCTACTCGTAAGCCCGCAAAGGCTCCACGGACGATTGGTCCTGGTGATGAAGTGAAGGTAGATAGCTTAAACCAAAAAGGTTTTGTAGTGGAATTAAGCGGCTCAAAAGAGGCTGTAGTGCAGTTTGGGATCATGAAGATGAAGGTAAGTCTGGATGATTTGGAATTGCTCTCTTCGAAAGGAGCCGCTGCACCAACACCCCTTCGGCAAGCAACAACCGTTAAACGCTCTCGTGATGAGAATATTCGTAGAGAGCTGGATTTACGCGGTACGAATCTCGAGGAAGCGATTATGGAGACGGATCGTTTTATTGATGAAGCCTTCTTAGGCAATCTGGGTCAAATTTCCATCATTCATGGTAAAGGCACAGGTGTGCTCCGCACAGGAATTCAGGAATATTTGCGTAAACACAGACATGTTAAGAACTATAGGCTTGGAAATTATAATGAAGGCGGCGCAGGCGTAACAGTAGCTGAGCTGCAATAGCGGGATTGCCCGGCAGAAAGAGGGGAAAAGTGTGCAAGGAGATATTGATCTTTTGCTGGGTCATCCGCTAGGTGCCTTGCTTGGCTACTTTGCAGTAGCAATTCTTGGGCTTGTTGTATTTCTGTCTATTTTTGAAATGGTAACGAAATATAATTGCTGGGAAGAAATTCGCAAGGGGAACTTGGCAGTAGCTATGGCTACTGGCGGCAAAATCTTCGGA contains the following coding sequences:
- a CDS encoding GGDEF domain-containing protein, translated to MYFVLEPFVDGAQMTLMMPIMVALIYFDRKLLFLMGLFSIVFYAGVYFGLERPFLHKPLLEFLVVECVFMVFVLMAIAVIIRAREARINLERLTKAGQDLMVERAISDKLLKIDALTGLYNHKTFHEYLDTLLEQCESNNLNLQLALFDIDNFKLVNDTYGHWVGDLVLKAVADKVGGMIGLNDFAARYGGEEFAVIFTDKSYPEAYKAVEELRVNIARIEHLHAGNKPITVSIGICDYQLGDGKELLFRKTDKALYTAKKQGKNRVVNCAESHEEEIVSFT
- a CDS encoding phage holin family protein; its protein translation is MNFLSHVGRFVVAALVLMVVGWIVPQFTVGGFWSALILALVIALLGWVVEGIFGKKATPFGRGIVGFIVSAVVIWVAQFVVSGVSVSILGAILAALVIGIIDLFLPVSTPFEAAK
- a CDS encoding endonuclease MutS2, whose product is MDDKILHTLEYRKILNKLMQYTQTPMGRLAAEQLRPSGDFEGVKKLLQATDEAANVDRLKGIPSFGGISDIRAALKRASIGGMLGTTELLAVGTTIGGARRVKRFLAAMHEEEKIEFLFSLSDVLSEQKHVEDAIRLCIDENADVLDTASSELATIRRELRGGETRIREKLDSMIRSSSVAKMLQDQLVTIRGDRFVIPVKAEYRAHFGGIVHDQSGSGATLFIEPESIVAMNNKLRETRLREEREIEIILHRLTALVADIAEEMTYDIDILGELDFIFSKARLARDMKATQPRMNDRGYLKLRKGRHPLIPAEHVVPLDVELGNQYSSIIVTGPNTGGKTVTLKTIGLLSLMSMSGLFIPAEEGSQMCVFDAIYADIGDEQSIEQSLSTFSSHMTNIISILRRMTPKSLILLDEVGAGTDPAEGSALAIAILEHIHRTECRMVATTHYSELKAYAYERKGVINASMEFDVQSLSPTYRLLIGVPGRSNAFAIAERLGLPGAILEHARGEVKEEDLRVEHMIASLEENRLGAEQEHERAESIRREVEELRSRQQQELEKLESQRDKRLEKAEKDASAILEKARKEAEEIISDLRRLAMEEGASVKEHKLIEARRRLDDAEPSPRKKAATRKPAKAPRTIGPGDEVKVDSLNQKGFVVELSGSKEAVVQFGIMKMKVSLDDLELLSSKGAAAPTPLRQATTVKRSRDENIRRELDLRGTNLEEAIMETDRFIDEAFLGNLGQISIIHGKGTGVLRTGIQEYLRKHRHVKNYRLGNYNEGGAGVTVAELQ